A single Entelurus aequoreus isolate RoL-2023_Sb linkage group LG11, RoL_Eaeq_v1.1, whole genome shotgun sequence DNA region contains:
- the LOC133660095 gene encoding trypsin-3-like: MKYFIVFALCAAAFAAPIDDEDDKIVGGYECRKNSVAYQVSLNAGYHFCGGSLISSTWVVSAAHCYKSRIQVRLGEHNIEVNEGTEQFINSAKVIKHPRYNSRNLDNDIMLIKLSKPASLNSYVRTVSLPSSCAGSGTRCLISGWGNTSGSGNYYPDRLRCLDAPILSDSSCRGSYPGQISSNMFCAGFLEGGKDSCQGDSGGPVVCNGQLQGVVSWGYGCAQRNKPGVYAKVCNYNSWIRSTMSSN; encoded by the exons ATGAAGTACTTCATTGTTTTTGCGCTGTGTGCTGCAGCTT TTGCTGCTCCCATCGATGATGAGGACGACAAGATTGTCGGAGGATATGAGTGCAGAAAGAACTCTGTGGCCTACCAGGTGTCTCTGAACGCCGGCTACCACTTCTGTGGAGGTTCCCTGATCTCCAGCACCTGGGTAGTGTCCGCTGCTCACTGCTACAAGTC CCGCATCCAGGTGCGTCTTGGTGAGCACAACATCGAGGTCAACGAGGGCACCGAGCAGTTCATCAACTCCGCCAAGGTCATCAAACATCCCAGATACAACAGCCGCAACCTGGACAACGACATCATGCTTATCAAGCTGAGCAAGCCCGCCAGCCTGAACAGCTACGTGCGCACCGTGTCCCTGCCCTCCAGCTGTGCTGGCTCAGGCACCCGCTGTCTGATCTCTGGATGGGGCAACACCAGCGGCTCTGGAA ACTACTACCCTGATCGCCTGAGGTGCCTGGATGCTCCCATCCTGAGCGACAGCAGCTGCAGGGGCTCCTACCCTGGTCAGATCTCCTCCAACATGTTCTGTGCTGGATTCCTGGAGGGAGGCAAGGACTCCTGCCAG GGAGACTCCGGTGGACCCGTGGTGTGTAACGGCCAGCTGCAGGGTGTGGTGTCATGGGGTTACGGCTGTGCCCAGAGGAACAAGCCTGGTGTCTATGCCAAAGTCTGCAATTACAACTCCTGGATTCGCAGCACCATGTCTTCCAACTAA